In a single window of the Thermovenabulum gondwanense genome:
- a CDS encoding ABC transporter permease — protein MGRYILNRFLVSLITAWVLVTIVFFLVRLLPGDPFLSEKITPEIKQNMMKYYGFDKPLHIQYLRYITNLLKGDLGYSLRYKNRTVNEVIKQAFPYSADLGIRAVIFASIVGVTLGIIAALNRNKPFDYLSMLIAIIGISVPGFVIGPLLQYYFSIKLKLLPVAQWKGFAYTIMPTIALSLGSLALMARLMRASMLDVVNQDYIKTAKSKGLSPTQIVWRHQIRNAILPVVTVLGPVTATLLTGTFVIEQIFAIPGLGKFYILGIQNLDYSLVLGMTVFYGLFLIAANFVVDIIYGIIDPRIRVTGK, from the coding sequence ATGGGCCGATATATATTAAACAGGTTTCTTGTTTCTCTGATAACCGCCTGGGTACTGGTTACAATAGTATTTTTCCTCGTGAGGCTCTTGCCCGGAGACCCCTTTTTGAGCGAGAAAATTACGCCCGAAATAAAACAAAATATGATGAAATACTACGGCTTTGATAAACCACTTCACATCCAGTATTTGAGGTATATTACTAATTTATTGAAGGGAGATCTGGGCTACTCGCTCAGGTACAAAAATAGGACTGTAAATGAAGTAATAAAGCAGGCTTTCCCTTATTCTGCCGATTTGGGAATAAGGGCTGTAATATTTGCATCGATTGTCGGGGTCACTCTGGGTATAATTGCAGCCTTAAACAGGAATAAGCCCTTTGATTATTTAAGTATGTTAATTGCAATTATAGGTATTTCCGTTCCTGGCTTTGTTATAGGTCCGCTTTTACAGTATTATTTTTCAATAAAATTAAAACTCTTACCGGTAGCTCAATGGAAGGGTTTTGCTTATACCATTATGCCTACAATTGCATTAAGCCTCGGGTCGCTGGCATTGATGGCAAGGCTTATGAGAGCGAGCATGCTGGATGTGGTGAACCAGGACTATATTAAAACTGCAAAATCAAAAGGACTTTCTCCGACTCAGATAGTCTGGAGACACCAGATTAGGAATGCTATTTTGCCGGTGGTAACCGTTTTGGGACCTGTAACCGCAACGCTTTTGACGGGTACTTTTGTTATAGAACAGATATTTGCCATACCCGGTTTGGGGAAATTCTATATCCTGGGTATACAGAACTTGGACTATTCCCTGGTGCTCGGCATGACTGTTTTTTACGGCCTGTTTTTAATCGCAGCTAACTTTGTAGTAGATATAATATACGGAATTATAGATCCGAGAATAAGGGTTACCGGAAAATAA
- a CDS encoding ABC transporter permease has product MQNNTGELSQELFTHVGKNISEMEAIVRPSITYWQDAWRRLKQNKVAMLGLIIIILYTVLAIVGPFMTPYDFRTTNPSEINQPPSAKHWFGTDTLGRDLWERTWMGARVSLMIGFVAALLNAFIGVIVGGISGYFGGKVDMVIMRFIDVLYAIPYMIIVILMMVVLGQGIIPLILALVVGGWLGMARLVRGQILQLKEQEFVLAAKVLGASHTRIIFRHLIPNTLGVILVNLTMSVPGAIFSEVFLSFIGLGVVPPQSSWGQLAAYGAQAFRIYPYQLFIPAFFISTTMLSLNLLGDGLRDALDPRLRS; this is encoded by the coding sequence ATGCAGAATAATACGGGAGAATTATCTCAGGAGCTTTTTACCCATGTGGGTAAAAACATCAGTGAGATGGAGGCAATAGTAAGGCCGAGCATAACTTACTGGCAGGATGCCTGGAGAAGGTTAAAGCAAAATAAGGTTGCCATGCTGGGGTTAATTATAATAATTTTATATACGGTTTTGGCAATAGTGGGACCCTTCATGACACCTTATGACTTCAGGACAACAAATCCTTCCGAAATAAACCAACCACCTTCCGCAAAACACTGGTTTGGTACCGACACCCTGGGAAGGGATTTATGGGAACGCACCTGGATGGGTGCCAGGGTATCTTTGATGATAGGGTTTGTGGCGGCTCTGTTAAATGCCTTTATTGGGGTTATAGTGGGTGGAATTTCGGGTTATTTCGGTGGAAAAGTTGATATGGTAATTATGAGATTTATTGATGTATTATATGCAATACCATACATGATAATAGTAATTTTAATGATGGTAGTATTAGGGCAGGGGATCATTCCTTTGATACTTGCTCTCGTAGTAGGCGGATGGCTGGGAATGGCAAGGCTTGTAAGAGGCCAGATTTTACAGCTTAAAGAACAGGAATTTGTGCTGGCTGCAAAGGTTTTAGGAGCAAGCCATACAAGGATAATATTCAGACATTTGATTCCGAATACCCTTGGAGTTATTCTGGTTAATCTTACCATGTCCGTGCCGGGAGCTATATTTTCAGAAGTATTTTTAAGTTTTATCGGTTTGGGTGTGGTTCCGCCTCAATCCAGCTGGGGACAGCTTGCGGCATATGGGGCACAGGCTTTTAGAATTTATCCCTATCAGCTTTTTATACCCGCATTTTTTATAAGCACCACCATGCTCTCCTTAAACCTTCTCGGCGACGGCTTAAGGGATGCATTAGACCCGAGACTGCGCAGTTAA
- a CDS encoding ABC transporter ATP-binding protein produces the protein MDKILQVRDLEVSFKTYAGEVKAVRGVSFDVKKGETLAIVGESGCGKTVTVQTIMRLIPMPPGIIKKGSILFDGKDITKLSEKEMERVRGSEMSMVFQDPMTSLNPTMRVGNQIAESLIKHQKMNPRDAKQKAIEMLKMVGIPNAEKRVDQYPHEFSGGMRQRAMIAIALACNPKLLIADEPTTALDVTIQAQILDLMRDLQKKLNTSIIIITHNLGVVANLADKVLVMYAGKVIERGSLNDIFYNPQHPYTWGLLLSVPRLNTTKEERLASIDGTPPDLFAPPVGCAFAARCEYAMKVCYEKYPPDFEVNDGHQVACWLKHPMAPKVIPPIGKGVAVNE, from the coding sequence ATGGATAAGATATTGCAGGTAAGAGACCTGGAAGTTTCATTTAAAACTTATGCGGGTGAAGTAAAGGCTGTAAGAGGGGTAAGTTTCGATGTTAAAAAAGGGGAAACCCTTGCAATAGTTGGTGAATCGGGTTGCGGGAAAACCGTTACCGTACAGACCATCATGAGGCTAATACCCATGCCTCCCGGTATAATTAAGAAAGGTTCAATTCTTTTTGATGGGAAGGATATAACAAAGCTTTCCGAAAAAGAGATGGAAAGGGTTCGGGGCTCGGAAATGAGTATGGTATTTCAGGATCCCATGACTTCCTTGAACCCGACCATGAGAGTGGGCAATCAGATAGCGGAAAGCTTGATAAAACATCAAAAGATGAACCCAAGAGATGCAAAACAAAAAGCAATTGAAATGTTAAAAATGGTTGGAATTCCCAATGCCGAAAAAAGGGTTGATCAATATCCTCACGAATTTAGCGGTGGTATGAGGCAGAGAGCAATGATAGCAATTGCCCTTGCCTGCAACCCCAAACTTTTGATAGCCGATGAACCTACAACAGCTCTTGATGTTACCATTCAAGCTCAGATACTTGATCTGATGAGGGATTTACAGAAAAAATTAAATACTTCAATTATCATTATTACTCATAACCTGGGTGTTGTTGCAAACCTTGCCGATAAAGTGCTTGTTATGTATGCGGGTAAGGTTATAGAAAGAGGAAGTCTCAATGACATTTTCTACAATCCGCAGCATCCCTATACCTGGGGTTTGCTACTTTCCGTTCCCAGGCTGAATACAACTAAAGAAGAGAGACTTGCTTCCATTGATGGCACACCACCCGACCTATTTGCTCCTCCTGTCGGATGTGCCTTTGCAGCAAGGTGCGAATACGCGATGAAGGTGTGCTATGAAAAATATCCGCCGGATTTTGAAGTAAATGACGG